tatacctcatgtcattgtatgtgcaaagtttcattacaatccaacacgtagttttaaaatgaaagcggaactacgtttgtatgggaaggtgcaattcggccgagcttgccggggactcttaacagcATATTCAACAATATACTTTTGTTGCAGGGTCAGATTCCAGAACCAAACTTCTTTCAGCGGATCGCAGAGTGAAACACCGGCCATAGACATGCCGACCACAAGGTAATTTTCTGATACATATGTATTTAGGtgagcataattttttttgcgtaaaaGTTCgccaaatcttggaagctaaatttatttgacccacttcccgatttccgattgaactgaaattttgcatggaCATGGAgctaatctgatgatggagacaggaggtggccatgggaactctgtgataaaacaacgcaaacaaattgtttggggttgttagaattgtcttgatgagtaggtattagttgcctgtggaaaacaGCGTTGCAGCGATAAAGCTtgaaccaaaaatgaaatttttgccaaaaacttatttgctTATTTAAAAACCTTTGTCCTCAGCGGTTCCCGGCACGAGTTCGTCAACCCACTGCAATTTGTGAGAGATGTTTGGCAAAGATCATTTAGGAGCAATAGGCCCCTTGTAAGTATCTTAATTTCATAATCATCGTCACGTTTGTACCGCTCAACTACCATCACTTAGTAATATAATGTATACTCTAACACACCCAacttttcagtagaaaaaggcgcgaaattcaaaatgtCTATGGGAGTTCAACCCTCCGCGTCTACAAGCTTGACCAAGTCCTTTTTTTTCTTAGAGGggcatatataggtatatatttctaAAAAGCGCGTGCATCCGTGCGAGTGCTGAcaaagaaaaactataaaattaagcCAAAGTTGATAATTTCAAAAAAACTcagtttttttgtacttttacaGGTACACTTACAGGTACAATTTTAagaacttttatttcttaaaattgtttctttgaaaattgaaataaaaacaaacccgATGTGGAATCATTTTCCCTtcagattcttacgtaataaatattaaacgggGGGTTGGGTCGGCCTATTCTCATTTTTTCTTGCATAGGGGTGGGAGGTGGTCAAAatctggcaaaaatcgtcttacgtaataaatgaatggcgcctaatATGACCaatattaccgataaaatggaggTGCGGACGCCAATACCAATTTGTGACTCTAGTATTAGCGTTTGggggcatttttagggttccgtataaaactaaaattggtgAATTGGAGATTGACCCGATTCTGATCAAATCGGTCGATTTGGTCATCCCGTGTGGACCACTttctcaccggcaggaacacaacactatgagtattgtcccgcacagtgccgcacactggcgGAATCCCGCCCTAATGTTCTGTCGTGATGCGTACTTGTTCTGTTTCTTTTCTTGTGTTGTCTTTACATGTTCGTACAGATTTGTGATTGTCACTGTCTCTTACAGTACATGGtgctaccacagaataactaatagtactaccgtacagaaaattcactccttcacaaaaaccagatttaggtataaaattatacctacactcgccgcctgcaagcaaaattgaaacttataaccgcgcacgaaccgtgaatcttctttgcacgccgcagttttatgaccgagctgcgagtgtcggcacggggttgtcacttgacaagtttttgtacctatacctactgatttattattttatgtaggaattacaaacgttgattctgtaaacaaaaaatttttagccggagatagtatgtctgattctcacggaagtaggtatgccacagaagtacttattcctttgaaaatatgtcggtcaatatagtccggaatttaaaaaatatgttttttctgcttccttgttcttccgtttattcagacatccgtaaacagaacattatcttttatacagattagatcgcgatttaggtttcgaagccattgcgtattttcaattttgcgcgagcgccacgtgacacgactatcgttgcgagccgagcggcagcccactgccatacaccttcctgggcggtgcgccggccaaatatacctaaactgcgcagtgacacccccctggtgctactttaccgccctagtgcggtaattaccATTAcacgtgcctatgtcgaaaatttaaaaggcgtatgtactgtaaaacgttgtacgatacaagtgcgaataggtaatttaactcgcgtcgatttaaaacactcccttcggtcgtgtttgaatttatcgccactcgttgcgaatttcctacttttcgctatatattttaaaaataactattatatcttattttactcatatagttttcattgttttGCTACAGGGCACAGCTGCCCTATCCTTCAACATACCAAGACCGCAGGAAGACCTATCAGATACAGAGTCTGACAAGGATTATAAGGACGAGAGAAATCTTATGAAATAGTATATATATACTGaaacacacccaacttgtcagtagaataaAGCGCacaattccaattttttatGGGAATGGGAAGTCGAACTTTTAgcgcctaattttttttaatttgccggcTTTTCTACTGACACGATCGgtgtgttggccgaacgttaattgcaattaaccattaaccagtacaaattgaaccgtaaaccgtaatggacggttacagtttacggttcaatttgtactgattaattgttaattgcattaacgtttcggccaacactgattaTATTACTCTgcaccaggctgtacctattTGACCTTTTGAATTTTTAGTCTTGTCTTACTGAGGACTTGAGGAGTCACAGGAACCTATAGGTATAGCCGCCACCATATAATTTGAAGTAACGCtcccattttaaaattatattttaaaataacatgaaatttgtaAATTGTACGGGAGCGGCTTTTcggcggcgggttcgtgtgactcttaatttAGTATCCTAAATAACTTCTCCTAAAGTTGGTACAGGGCGACTTttacaaaattaccttgacgcacccttattctcttaacaataaagtcgcgtaaaaactaaaaagaaatctCATTTAGAATGCTAGTTAGGACGACTGAATTAAGTAAGGTGTATCaaggtaacaaaaatagtgggcatccgtttaagggcataatATTCGGTAGGTATCATGTTCTGATTagggaaaaaaaaacagttttgacgcaaaaaaaaactgcgGGGCAGGTCGTTTACCTAAATCAGCCAACGCTCAAGGATCAATAATGTTTCTTCTTCTTATTCGttatcagaacacgataccgaagaTGCCCTTCAACGGATCCCcactaagtacctatttatgttACACCATGTATACctatcaattttaatttaaataatgcatgaaaatttaataattgtaaataataatttgtgaatattatgtatagataaataagtaatttgGATCATACACAGCAATTAACACTCTTTTCTGTAGACATACTAGAAATTAAGGGCTATATAAGTTTAATTAACCTTTATGGTAAAATTACCTTTTAACCTGTTAACTATTGTCCACAGAGGAGACAActgtaatgttgaataaatataaatataaatataacttttatattataaatttgctAATCAGATATTCATTAATTCTAGTTGATAGAATTGtttaatgattaaaataatctttaatatatttgagttttaTTCGTGTTGGAATGTTTATATGAAAATCTATTTTGCCTAAGTTGATACATAAAATGTGGCTTTCTAACAGAGAAGGGTCCTTTGCTTCATCCATACTTTAAtagtataaatgcgaaagtctgtctgtctgtctgtctttctgtctgtgtgttccctcttcacgcctaaaccgctgaatcgatttagatgaaatttggcatagagataggttgagtccctgagaaggacataagatagtttttatcccgaaaatcatcccttaagaaagtaaaaagcggggtggaattgagataattaatgaagtgcctgctaatttgtgtgcataatatgctcaaattgaatttgctatgagaattttaccaggcgctatacttactttggctgctgttactaagtccacgcagacgaagtcgcgggcaaaagctagtgtataATAAGAATAAGGACCTTGTTGCTCACCAAGCACTggtgggttaggttaggctgcgtttccaccagagatgtgcgaggatgtgtagcgagggatgtgtttgttaaaaaCGTAAGTTATAGTatgatacgagctttttaatagtaactgccaacaatcattgacagttactttaaaaagctggTCCCCGTAACTTTTGTGTGTTGTATTAgatacattgcgggccgaattattttgtatggttaaaattttaattagaatAGATTAGAATAGCTTTATTTGCATAGAATAAGTACATTACTTCGTGTCTACAGGTGTATATAGTTCTGACAATTTGTTGCTTATTCtgctatatgtatataataccGGCCCATCGCTCTGTTGCCGACGATTTCAAAAATCTTTGAAATGGTAATGGCTAAACGCCTGTCAGCTTTCTGTGATAAATACGAGATATTCGACGATAGTCAATTTGGTTTCAGGAAGAAAAGGTGTACAATATTAACTATTAATAAAGTTATGCATGAAATTATTGGCGTTATTGACAGTAATAGATATGCATTTGGGCTTTTACTTGATATGAGCAAAGCCTATGACCGAGTACAACATAATATTCtcctaaataaattgtatggcaTAGGAATCCGTGGAACAACTCATGACTGGTTCAAATCATACTTGACAAACAGAATACAGTATGTAGAAAtagaatattttaacaaaacaactaactctcttttaaaaacattttcacaaaaaagACAAATCACAGGTTCTATTCCTCAGGGCAGTGTTTTAGGCTGCATCCTATTCTTAATCTACATTAACGATctggcaaaaataataaataccgaaTATACAAAATGTTTCCTATATGCCGATGATATATCTATAGTATTCTCTTGTTCAAACAGTAACAATCTAACTcataagttaaataatatttttgataccgTAATTCAATGGCTCAGCGATCATAATCtacaactaaacctaaaaaagacaaatttaattcaatttcgaCCCCATCAACGAACCccattaaattttgatttcactTACCTAGATACCTAAATTCAACCAATAAAGCACTGCAATCTCCTCGGCATAGTCATTGACGAGAATATCAATTGGAAAATGCATATAGATAAAATTAGCTTGAAAATATCATGCTTTGCTTATGCCctcagaaatattaaaaaaaccacagGGTTAAAAACGGCTCTTAGTGCTTATCATGCATTTACCCAGACATGGCTCCAATACGGGATCAATTTGTGGGGTAATAGCACAAATAGTGCAgatttattcatattacaaaaaaggtgtattagaatattaagtaatataaaaaaccaaGAAAGCTGCCGACCgtactttaaaaaatttaatattttaactctaccatccctctatatattagaaacatgtaaatttgtaagaaaacatcctgacctatatttaaaagctaaagaTCGTCATAATACTTGTACCTTAAATTTAAGACACCAAAACAAAATAGCCCTTCCCGCcagtaacttacaaataagtaataagagcccctataatatgtcaataagaattttcaatagtctcccaaaggaaatagcgggagagcaaaaatatgataaatttgttaactgcttgaaaaattatttaacgagtaattgtttttattctatacaagaatattttgattgtaataaataccataaatagacatataagtaatacatagcttagataggtataacttttgtgtaatgttatctctgtgtttaatttacatatgtattagtttagagtagatagataaaattgcaatacccttacagggtgtcatgttgtgatacattatcgattaagaacatctgtaattttaccaatgtgaaagcaataaacatattatattattattattattattataataatactagcatgcaaaaaaaaatcactaattcaaatttaaatgataacaaattcagttaacaattttgcTCCTGAATAATCTCGTAGATAGTCTGaggcaataataatttttatctaataaatatactttctaagcaaaatctatctcaatatacttcttaggtcctgtgctaaccaccgtttaaaatatattcgcccgtatattgaatttacacactgtataggACAGTGGCGACATCAAAGGTAAGACCAAGTAAGACATTCGCAAGGTTTTTTCGCTTTTTTGCTTTTTACTGAATGACATTGCACATATATACTAAAAGATGGCGCTGTTTCTAAAATTTGTACACGTTCCTTTATACGCAACAGTTTTAAAtcgtaaaagaaatattttatatatttttagtgcTTCCCgtactttttatgaaaaattaaGTCGAAAGTTAGTTTTAGTGAATATAGTAAGCTTGtttgacacaatttatatttttctttcctCCTAATAACTGCGCATGTTCCTTTTCATCGATCGCCGCGAGCAATTGACGGAAATAAAAGTTGTAGATGGCGTAACACGCGCGAGTTCCTCGCTCCTTTTGTGACATTTTTGCGAAACGTTCATCACGTTTTCGTGtgaaaactaatcttaaaattcaCACTAGGGCATGGTCGATAAAGTTTTTCATACGAGAAACCGTGATTTAAAATCTCTAATCGTGGTTAAGTTTTTTCGTGCCAAGTGCAACTAAGCTATCAAGATTCCGCCGATACTTCAAAGCCTACCCAGTGGGTGGCTTAACTTGGTGAGTTTTCGATGATTTCTAGTTATTATAGCTATATTATGCATTGTATCTGTTAAAATAGTTATATCTTGCGTTGTTGGAACTCCAGCCACCATAGAACGTGGTATATAGAAGTTATTGAAATATCCAATTTTCGTTCCAATAAGCTAAAATAATCAACATTTTTCCTATAATGGAGGATTTTTACCTATCCAGTGTTTGTTTAAACATTACTTAGCACCTTATTATAGCCATATTGAGTCAATAACTCTGAATCACTCTTCCTATAAGATACCTATGACGATATTTACGTCACCACCAATCAGATTTAACACTTGGCAATACTTCAACGAAAGAATTATCTAGATTAACATGTGTGCTTGGTGAAGTTTGTATATACGAAAGTAAACTATTTGAtaaagaattatttatattataataaaacaattacaaatattttatcacgaggcattttatatttaaacttgGAAATAATGTATGCACTAACAATACATGATTAATACATTACAAgttgtattaattattactaTCCATCTGTTCATAAGTGGTTATGGTTATACAAGGATATGATTTATTCACATGGAAATGTAATTCTATATGTAAATTTCTACTATGCTCTGATTATTAACAGTGTTTGACAACCATAAGTCATATTTAGcattaaaaatgtataggtCATAATgggcaatttttaattataataatttttttaccatttcGGAGTTGGTCTGAAGTAAAAGTTGTTCTGTAagacctatatattatattcacCTCGTAAAATATGGCTAAGGATTTAAAGAGATcctgtatgaaaaaaataattacttcaCAGCATGCTATAAGTacactaaattaaatttttacagtTAATGTTAGATATCCTTATACTAAtgttagttttatttcttaataatgctatatatttattaaattattgtctTGTTAAATGAAAAagcgtgtttttatttaatggtGTTTATTTCATgatcatgtatttttttaattaatatgctTTAAAAATAGGTCAATTAGTCCGGGGCTTGTTGCCCAAATTGAAAATTAAGTCAATAAATAAAGGTTGATATTATTGAATATACTAAAATatcacattcttttttttttaatgcaaatgACATGGTTATTATACcagtttaataatattatgtcaAAATCTCAAAGGAGTTTTTCATGATAATGTTATGttcaaaattatgatttataaaattgtattatatatttaaaatattagtgtCTTGTTACTTAATTAATGGGCAAttgcatgtaatgttttttttttttaatttacgaacacgctttttcattttattataggTCTGAAATTAAACATGGAAAACTCAAAAAAGCAAGACTCCTTCTTCTTGAGGGGCAAGAAACAACTAAATGggaataaatttaataacaagGTGAAACCAGATGACAATCAAGGCAATGATTTCAAAGGTAAAGGTCAAAATTTCAAACAAGATTTCAAAGGAAAACGACTGCAGAAGTTTGACCAGAACCGTGTCCAAAAAGACAACAGTGATGATAAGAAGCCATTTGATAAAAAAACGTATAGACTGAAAAAGTATAGTAAAAAGTACAAGTTAGAGCAATGGGAAGAACAACGCAAAAAGCGACTGCTCCGTAACCtgcagaaagacctcaaaaGTGACGAAGGCGCTGGTACATACAAACCAAAAACATTTGATGAGGATGTAACAGATGGCCAAGATGTTACAGGGCGATTTGTTAAACATCCAGATTTGATAGAAAAAGAAAATgtagaaaaaatggaaaaagagAAAAAGAAACCAATTCTTAGTGCCAGAGAGAGACATGAAAAAATGAAGCAAGTTAAGTTAGAGAAGCAACAACAGGTGCAGAAGGCAATTGAGGAGAAAAAGCAGAAAATGCAAGAGTACAAGAAGATAAAGCAGGAGAAGTTTAAGAAGTTAAGTAGGAAGACTAAGAAGGGGCAGCCGGTGATGACTGGGCGGTTGGAACTGCTTTTGGAGAACATACAAAAGAACAAGTAGGAATAGACAAcagttatgtattttatttctatactAAGGAAAGAAATGCAGCACAAATAAGAGAATATGAAGTGTTGCCATTATGAAACTTATAGAACAATAATTGATATGGCATAGTTTGATTTTCTGATTAATTCACTGTTGTTTCCTTATGAACTGAAACAAATAAAGTGACCCAAGGTCTTTTTAATCAATCATATTGTTCCTCGTAGAATGAATTGATTATTTTCAGTCACCATACTTAAAGACACTTGATAGAATCTTATTCTAAGACCATTCTttgttaaatgttaatttactataccaggggcccgtttatcgaaagcttacaagttacaagcttttgagaaacgggccccagtacTTAGAACAGATACATGGGCAGAAGATTAAATGGCAGTgctaataaatacatttcatggTACCGATAAAAGAAGATTGAAAATTTTATACCTCGTAAAAGGTCTTCTGCATGGCTGAAATAGTGGTTTTAAGCAAAACTATTTCTATCCTGTTTACAtagtataagtttaaatatgtatacaaggTACAGTCAAATCAAATAGCATACTGTTGCACCATGTTGCGCGCATAAGTATAACATGCTCGTAAGGCTGGCATAAATAAGCTTGAGATATAATTGCAGCTGACTGTATCTCATACTTCTGTATCCATTGTGTATATAGCGTAACCAGATCTCTTTTCTTTTTgaaataatgttaaaacttCACAATATTAACCAAGTAAATTGGCAAAGCAAATTCGATCATTAAATCTAAATTGCTCTCTTCATGTTCATTCTTTTGTTGTTATATGAGAATAATTTTTACGACTCAAAGAATGACCTAACTGTAAAGACTCTGCATTTGAAATTCAATCTTAAATGCAATGAAATATGGTAGGCTCAATGTGAGACCAGTTTTGAAATTGGTCACTTTTATGTACTTACTTTACACATAGTGTATTTATCAGGTAAGACAAAATCTAAGTTTTagtgttattttttatgttgcTTGAGTAACATGCAGTTTGCTAGTTATATAATTTTACTCGTtggcttttttttaattgtacttTGATTTTATCTGTAAGTACAAGTTTTGTCTTTAttcattgatttttatttacgaTTCCATTCCTACGACAACGTACATGTCTAATAGTTAGGCTACTCCATgtcttaataaaaaaccggccaagtggactcgcacacgaagggttccgtaccaatatctataaaaacggtcacccatccaagtactgacccccccgacgttgcttaacttcggtcaaaaatcacgtttgttgtatgggagccccacttaaatctctattttattctgtttttagtattgttgttatagcggcaaccgaaatacatcatctgtgaaaatttcagctgtctagctatcacagatcatgagatacagcctggtgacagacagacagacggacagcggagtcttagtaatagggtcccgtttttatcctttgggtacggaaccctaaaaaaataaaacacactaaaatacttataatagatttttaaggagtatttattatttcactTGCACTCAGTAGTTTGGAACTAGTAACATTGCTTTAgttacatttacaaaaaattCGCTCGATAAATAATGAATCGAAAATTGACCAAACACTACGacttaaattttttgtataggataattttctgttacctacctaaaaacACGTAAAAGCTTTCGTACcgaccttttttttaaattcaatatacaagTAGGTATCTCCTTTAAAAAGCTGTAGGAATAACCCGACGTCCGACGTATTTACAAACTTCACCAAGCCTTTAGGAATTGTTACATTATattgatattatatttttaagcaattaattattgtatttatattaattaaacccCAATACAACCTGTATTTGGGGGTTTTCCGAAACTTCAAAGTCATGTTTTATCCATAAGTACCTAGAGTGCCTAATTTAAAAGGCACCTACTGCGTGAAAGGTTAAGTAAAAACGCTATTTGAACTAGTGCCAAGAATCGTAGTTTTTAGGCGGCGACGACATTGCAAGGTTAAGGTAAATAATTTACATTGGCTCACAGCAGacatgatgatgctctcctgaccgatttcggccacagcaactgtgctctggagtaggcaaattgtaattcgcgttattagagTATAGCTGATccactctctggtgcgcccttaggttgCTCACGTTCCCTATCTTGTtaaatactcgagcgcattttgggcatgtcagcgcaccacctacatagttgtagggaattgaGGTTGGCGGCCGAGCTTTAGCTCAAAATCGCTGACTATCATGAATGAGGCGCCGCCATTCGGGCCGCTGCGCTGCCTTTCGCTCCCAGTCAGAGGGCTCTAGCTTGCATCTCTTCATATATGTATTTTCAGAACGTCCTTAAGTATATCGTAAGTACTGGCCACC
This DNA window, taken from Cydia strobilella chromosome 21, ilCydStro3.1, whole genome shotgun sequence, encodes the following:
- the LOC134751119 gene encoding uncharacterized protein LOC134751119, whose product is MENSKKQDSFFLRGKKQLNGNKFNNKVKPDDNQGNDFKGKGQNFKQDFKGKRLQKFDQNRVQKDNSDDKKPFDKKTYRLKKYSKKYKLEQWEEQRKKRLLRNLQKDLKSDEGAGTYKPKTFDEDVTDGQDVTGRFVKHPDLIEKENVEKMEKEKKKPILSARERHEKMKQVKLEKQQQVQKAIEEKKQKMQEYKKIKQEKFKKLSRKTKKGQPVMTGRLELLLENIQKNK